One stretch of Rosistilla oblonga DNA includes these proteins:
- a CDS encoding efflux RND transporter permease subunit yields the protein MFAKILHRPALAIVVSLLILLMGGLAIVTLPISQFPSVAPPSVRVSVSYPGASAKILIDSTMVILEQAINGVPNMRYMLGDATSAGEGTIQVIFEPGTDPNVAVMNVNNRVQMVKNNLPPIVEREGIIVMQNMTSMLMYVNVFSKDPNVDQNFLYNYATVNVLNEIKRIPGIGSATILGNRAYAMRVELDLDRMRAYKVDAEDVMEALADQSLIGSPGRLGQATGQTSQTLEYVLTWIGRYDTPEQYGDIILKANSEGEILRIKDVAKVSLGSSFYDLYSDIDGLPSAAIVLKQTPGSNAAEVIEKVKEKVEQIKQESFPPGMDYAVTYDVSNFLDASIEKVLHTLFEAFILVSLVVFLFLGDVRSTLIPTLAVPVSLIGTFFFMLMFGMSINLITLFALVLAIGVVVDDAIVVVEAVHEKMHTKHLGPYQATQEVMHEISGAIIAITLVMTAVFIPVTFMTGPVGVFYRQFALTMAMSIVISGVVALTLTPVLCAMILKPHADHEQQRGLIGLINRGLSKVAGRYAFLIRGLLCTLLGLCVGAGLYTLLHNHFVHELISEQIELTPIRTWILVGGGALLSIFSFRAMFSGSDGSKKKRGPLGIFLHLFDRGVEHVTGGYAAILRRIIPRRILTMGVVGGFVYGILTVTQVLPTGFIPLEDQGMIYGIVQTPPGSTLEYTNAKCHELQKICNQMDEITSVSSIAGYEVLTEGRGSNAGTCIINLKPWADRELTSRQVIEELEKRGADIANVKLEFFEPPAVPGFGAAGGFSVNLLDKTNSGDYQTLGEETDKFMEALGKRKELKGLFTFFASNYPQYEIVIDNDVAMQKGVSIRDAMDNLSIVVGSTWEQGFVRFGQFYKVYVQAAPEFRRYPEDLDNMFVQNDREEMVPYSAFMKIKKKQGLNEISRYNLYPTAPIQGAPAEGYSSGEAIAAIKEVAAETLPKGFGIDWQGLAYDEANAGNTAVYIFLIVVVFVYMVLVGQYESFLLPLAVITSLPVGIFGAFALLKAMGLSNDVYCQIGLVMLVGLLGKNAILIIEFAVQRRHDGLSIAEAGIEGGRLRFRPILMTSFAFIVGMVPLVRASGAGAIGNRTIGTTAAGGMLMGTLAGVLVIPGLYYIFAKLADGKKLLKDESDQPLSERIEYGPLNPPEPNA from the coding sequence ATGTTCGCGAAAATTTTGCATCGGCCAGCCTTGGCCATCGTCGTCTCGCTGCTGATCTTACTGATGGGCGGACTGGCGATCGTCACGTTGCCGATCTCACAATTCCCGTCGGTCGCGCCGCCGAGCGTCCGCGTTTCGGTCTCCTATCCTGGTGCGAGCGCCAAGATCCTGATCGATTCGACGATGGTGATTCTCGAACAGGCGATCAACGGTGTTCCCAACATGCGATACATGCTGGGAGATGCGACGAGTGCCGGCGAGGGAACGATCCAAGTCATCTTTGAACCCGGGACCGATCCGAATGTGGCGGTGATGAACGTCAACAATCGGGTCCAGATGGTCAAGAACAACCTGCCCCCGATCGTGGAGCGGGAAGGGATCATCGTGATGCAGAACATGACCAGCATGTTGATGTATGTGAATGTCTTCAGCAAAGATCCAAACGTCGACCAAAACTTTCTCTACAACTACGCCACCGTCAACGTTCTCAACGAGATCAAACGGATTCCCGGCATCGGCAGCGCGACGATTCTTGGCAACCGCGCCTACGCCATGCGGGTCGAATTGGACCTCGACCGGATGCGTGCTTATAAGGTCGACGCGGAAGACGTCATGGAGGCGCTCGCCGATCAGAGCTTGATCGGATCGCCGGGGCGGCTGGGACAAGCGACAGGGCAAACTTCACAAACGCTGGAGTATGTGCTGACCTGGATCGGGCGTTACGACACACCGGAACAGTACGGGGACATTATTCTCAAAGCCAATTCCGAAGGAGAGATCCTGCGGATCAAGGATGTGGCAAAAGTCTCGCTCGGATCATCCTTCTACGACCTCTATTCCGACATCGACGGCTTGCCATCCGCTGCGATCGTACTCAAACAAACTCCGGGCTCCAACGCGGCGGAGGTGATCGAGAAGGTGAAGGAGAAGGTGGAACAGATCAAACAGGAATCGTTCCCGCCGGGGATGGACTATGCCGTCACTTACGACGTCTCCAACTTTCTCGACGCATCGATCGAAAAGGTGCTGCACACGTTGTTCGAAGCGTTCATCCTCGTTTCGCTTGTCGTCTTCCTGTTCCTCGGCGACGTCCGCAGCACGTTGATTCCCACGCTGGCCGTTCCGGTATCGTTGATCGGTACGTTCTTCTTCATGCTGATGTTTGGCATGTCGATCAACCTGATCACGCTTTTTGCGTTGGTCCTTGCGATCGGCGTCGTGGTCGACGATGCGATCGTGGTCGTCGAAGCGGTGCACGAAAAGATGCACACCAAACACCTCGGCCCCTATCAAGCGACGCAGGAGGTGATGCATGAGATCAGCGGAGCGATCATCGCGATCACGTTGGTGATGACCGCGGTCTTCATCCCGGTGACTTTCATGACCGGACCGGTCGGCGTCTTCTATCGCCAGTTCGCATTGACGATGGCGATGTCGATCGTGATCTCCGGTGTCGTCGCGCTGACGCTCACCCCCGTGCTGTGCGCGATGATCCTGAAACCACACGCCGATCACGAACAACAACGTGGGCTGATCGGACTGATCAATCGTGGCCTATCAAAAGTCGCAGGGCGCTACGCCTTTCTCATCCGCGGTTTGCTCTGCACGCTACTTGGCCTGTGCGTTGGAGCGGGGCTTTACACGCTGCTTCACAATCACTTCGTCCACGAACTGATCTCCGAGCAGATCGAACTGACGCCGATTCGCACCTGGATCCTCGTTGGCGGCGGCGCCTTGTTATCCATTTTTTCATTCCGTGCGATGTTTTCGGGAAGCGATGGCAGCAAGAAGAAGCGGGGACCATTGGGGATCTTTTTGCATCTGTTCGACCGCGGCGTGGAACATGTGACGGGTGGCTATGCAGCGATCCTGCGGCGGATCATCCCGCGTCGGATCTTGACGATGGGCGTCGTGGGCGGATTTGTCTATGGAATTCTCACCGTGACGCAGGTCCTGCCGACTGGATTTATTCCGTTGGAGGATCAGGGGATGATCTATGGCATCGTGCAGACGCCCCCCGGTTCGACGCTCGAATACACCAACGCCAAATGTCATGAGCTACAGAAAATATGCAACCAGATGGACGAGATCACCTCCGTCTCTTCGATCGCCGGTTACGAGGTGCTGACCGAAGGGCGGGGATCCAACGCGGGAACCTGTATTATCAACTTAAAACCTTGGGCCGATCGCGAACTGACATCCCGGCAAGTGATCGAGGAACTGGAGAAAAGAGGGGCGGACATCGCCAACGTAAAGCTTGAGTTTTTTGAGCCTCCCGCCGTACCAGGTTTTGGTGCCGCCGGCGGTTTCTCGGTAAACCTGCTCGATAAGACAAACAGCGGCGATTACCAGACGCTTGGCGAAGAGACGGACAAGTTCATGGAAGCGTTGGGGAAACGCAAGGAACTCAAAGGCCTATTCACCTTCTTCGCCTCCAATTACCCGCAATACGAGATCGTCATCGACAACGACGTGGCGATGCAGAAGGGTGTTTCGATTCGCGATGCGATGGACAATCTATCGATCGTCGTCGGCAGCACATGGGAACAGGGGTTTGTCCGCTTCGGCCAGTTCTACAAAGTCTATGTGCAAGCGGCGCCGGAGTTCCGCAGATATCCCGAAGACCTCGACAACATGTTCGTGCAAAACGATCGCGAGGAGATGGTCCCCTATTCCGCGTTCATGAAGATCAAGAAGAAGCAGGGGCTGAACGAGATCAGCCGCTACAACCTATATCCAACCGCTCCGATTCAAGGTGCACCGGCGGAGGGTTACAGCAGTGGTGAAGCGATCGCGGCGATCAAAGAAGTTGCCGCCGAAACGCTCCCCAAAGGCTTCGGCATCGACTGGCAGGGGCTTGCTTACGACGAAGCCAACGCGGGGAACACGGCGGTCTATATCTTTTTGATCGTCGTCGTCTTCGTCTATATGGTTCTCGTCGGGCAATACGAAAGCTTTCTCCTGCCGCTGGCCGTGATTACGTCGTTGCCGGTCGGCATCTTCGGCGCCTTCGCATTGCTGAAGGCGATGGGATTGTCGAACGATGTCTACTGCCAAATCGGTCTGGTGATGTTAGTCGGCCTGTTGGGAAAGAATGCGATTCTAATCATCGAGTTTGCGGTCCAACGCCGCCACGATGGACTTTCGATTGCCGAGGCGGGTATCGAGGGTGGACGCTTGCGTTTCCGCCCGATCTTGATGACCTCGTTTGCATTCATCGTCGGCATGGTGCCGTTGGTCCGCGCCAGCGGTGCCGGAGCGATTGGAAACCGCACGATCGGAA
- a CDS encoding efflux RND transporter periplasmic adaptor subunit, whose translation MQTPTLPAITLMLPLILCVPACDDVVALRDTVLHSGTQLAELPSSTHPHGAASHPTTHAAAHADAGHAEDSHHASEHDSEAHAEGGHHVVHKIIVTSPVAKDVVSTQQYVCQIHSWRHIEVKALEGGYLERIAVNEGQAVKQGDLLFKILPTLYQARLESDQAEAQLAQIELQNTERLYHQNIVAMPEVALARAKLAKAQAKVNLALAELDFANVKAPFDGIVDKQYEQLGSLIEEGAMLTTLSDNSVMWAYFNVPEARYLAYQADPNKDDVKVELLLADGNKFSQVGRIGAIEADFNNETGNIAFRGDFPNPSHLLRHGQTGTVLLSRVLNGAVVIPQRATYEILAKKYAFVVDDDNVVHQREITIQSEQDDIFLIKEGLSATDKIVLEGIRQVRDGDRVEYEFQDPEDVLRNLKHHAE comes from the coding sequence ATGCAAACGCCTACTCTTCCCGCCATCACTTTGATGCTACCGCTGATCCTTTGCGTCCCCGCATGCGACGACGTCGTGGCGCTGCGAGATACGGTGCTGCACAGCGGAACTCAGCTGGCCGAGCTCCCCTCCTCCACGCATCCCCACGGTGCGGCGAGTCATCCAACCACACATGCCGCAGCTCACGCCGACGCCGGACATGCTGAAGATTCGCACCATGCGTCGGAACACGATTCCGAAGCGCATGCCGAAGGCGGGCATCACGTGGTGCACAAGATCATCGTAACCAGCCCGGTCGCCAAGGATGTCGTCAGCACCCAACAATACGTCTGCCAGATCCACTCCTGGCGGCACATCGAGGTCAAGGCGCTCGAAGGGGGATATCTGGAGCGGATCGCCGTCAACGAAGGGCAAGCCGTGAAGCAGGGGGATCTGTTGTTCAAGATCCTGCCCACGCTCTACCAAGCGAGATTGGAATCGGATCAGGCCGAGGCTCAACTGGCTCAGATCGAGTTACAAAACACCGAACGGCTGTATCACCAGAACATCGTCGCGATGCCGGAGGTTGCGTTGGCTCGAGCCAAGTTGGCGAAGGCGCAAGCGAAAGTCAATCTCGCGTTGGCGGAGCTGGACTTTGCAAACGTCAAAGCCCCGTTCGACGGCATCGTCGACAAACAATACGAACAACTGGGCAGTCTGATCGAGGAGGGGGCGATGCTGACGACGTTGTCGGATAACAGCGTGATGTGGGCCTACTTCAACGTCCCCGAAGCGAGGTACCTCGCCTACCAAGCCGATCCGAACAAAGACGATGTCAAAGTCGAACTGCTTCTCGCCGACGGCAACAAGTTTTCGCAGGTCGGCCGCATCGGAGCGATCGAAGCCGACTTCAACAACGAAACCGGCAACATCGCCTTCCGCGGCGACTTCCCCAACCCCAGCCATCTGTTGCGGCACGGTCAGACCGGCACGGTACTGCTGAGCCGCGTGCTCAACGGAGCTGTCGTGATTCCTCAGCGTGCGACCTACGAAATCCTCGCCAAGAAATATGCGTTTGTTGTGGATGACGACAACGTGGTTCACCAACGCGAGATCACGATCCAGAGCGAACAAGACGACATCTTCTTGATCAAAGAGGGGCTTTCGGCGACCGACAAGATCGTGCTCGAAGGGATCCGCCAAGTCCGCGACGGCGATCGCGTGGAATACGAATTCCAAGACCCCGAAGATGTCCTTCGGAATCTGAAACACCACGCCGAATAA